A genomic window from Elaeis guineensis isolate ETL-2024a chromosome 3, EG11, whole genome shotgun sequence includes:
- the LOC105040705 gene encoding plastidial pyruvate kinase 4, chloroplastic isoform X2: protein MERRKKEGRFPEFLRPEGQMHENGPTDVLPRRTVTFFWIFEKKTLAFGVHLFIPSLMALYLRIEDSPLRRCHGREVALFHPPQRTYLASAKNLIHYLALQCLDVQQLEESLSSLSLQNLESMNSHILASINSIIQLLENLVPAMYIIRSNTGNMDRVDYVTAEQSENQREYMINTMTEIASSHALRLFGPSDDRKHAHIMVTVGREVISNETLLMDILKAGANIIRINCAHDDATVWSEIIRMAKHSSQMLEKPCRILMDLAGPKLRTGYLMKDTIAMRITPQKDANSDMIFPAHIWLCSAGSSPPSHLSLDAIVCIDQEFFNNLRVGDVLKFVDVRGRKRSFKLLKNYPVVAGSGYMVECSRTAYIGLGTKLYAEKRDRKLSVGRVVKLPSLEEFVMLKVGDLLTIYRDSSFSMDKPCSIRFGSARITCSSDHLFDSVKLGEPVAFDDGKIWGKVQEKNVNEVIILITHASPEGSRLGSRKSINIPKSEMQLKGLTSKDFVDLDFVAAHADMVGISFLRDVEDIVTVQHELEKRKLQKLGVVLKIETRDAFEKLPQLLFQAMRFSNPLGVMIARGDLMVECGWDQMADIQEEIMSVCSAAHIPVIWATQVLESLVKFGLPTRAEITDAASATRANCVMLNKGEHIVQAVLALDSLMSNHSMRKNKKMLPNPPLPSS from the exons ATGGAGCgaaggaaaaaggaaggaaggTTTCCCGAATTCTTGAGACCAGAAGGACAAATGCATGAGAACGGGCCAACGGATGTCCTCCCTCGTCGGACCGTCACGTTTTTTTGGATCTTTGAGAAAAAAACATTGGCCTTTGGAGTTCATCTCTTCATCCCTTCCTTGATGGCGTTATATCTGCGGATCGAAGATTCCCCGCTGCGTCGGTGCCACGGGAGGGAGGTGGCATTATTTCATCCTCCGCAGAG AACCTACTTAGCGAGTGCAAAAAACTTGATCCATTATTTGGCATTACAGTGCCTTGATGTCCAACAACTTGAAGAAAGTCTTTCTTCCTTAAGTCTTCAAAATTTGGAATCTATGAATTCTCACATTCTTGCAAGCATCAACTCCATCATTCAGCTGTTGGAAAACCTGGTACCTGCAATGTACATTATCAGAAGTAACACAGGGAACATGGATAGGGTTGATTATGTTACTGCTGAGCAGAGTGAAAACCAGAGAGAGTACATGATAAATACCATGACGGAAATAGCATCTTCTCATGCATTAAGATTGTTTGGTCCATCTGATGACAGGAAGCATGCCCATATCATGGTAACTGTTGGAAGAGAAGTTATATCCAATGAAACACTTTTAATGGATATTCTTAAAGCAGGAGCCAACATAATACGAATTAACTGTGCACATGATGATGCAACTGTTTGGAGTGAGATAATAAGAATGGCAAAGCACAGCTCCCAGATGTTAGAGAAACCATGCCGCATTCTCATGGATTTAGCCGGACCAAAGCTCAGGACTGGCTATTTAATGAAGGATACAATTGCAATGAGAATAACCCCGCAGAAGGATGCAAATAGTGACATGATTTTCCCAGCTCATATCTGGTTATGTTCTGCTGGAAGTAGTCCTCCTTCTCACTTATCACTGGACGCAATTGTTTGCATAGATCAAGAGTTTTTTAATAATCTCAGGGTCGGTGATGTTCTAAAGTTTGTTGATGTTAGAGGAAGAAAGAGGTCTTTTAAGCTTCTGAAGAATTACCCAGTTGTTGCTGGTTCTGGTTATATGGTGGAGTGCTCAAGGACTGCATATATTGGATTAGGTACTAAACTCTATGCCGAGAAGAGGGATAGGAAGCTCTCAGTTGGGCGAGTGGTAAAGTTGCCATCTCTCGAGGAATTTGTTATGCTCAAGGTAGGAGATTTGCTAACAATATATAGAGATTCTAGCTTCTCTATGGATAAACCATGTAGCATACGATTTGGATCAGCAAGAATAACTTGTTCATCTGACCATCTTTTTGACTCTGTCAAACTTGGTGAGCCAGTTGCGTTTGATGATGGGAAAATATGGGGAAAAGTTCAGGAAAAGAATGTCAACGAGGTTATTATCTTGATCACTCATGCCAGTCCAGAAGGTTCCAGACTTGGCTCTAGGAAATCCATCAACATACCGAAGAGTGAGATGCAGCTCAAGGGCCTTACTTCAAAAGACTTTGTGGATCTTGACTTTGTGGCTGCTCATGCTGACATGGTTGGTATTTCTTTCCTTCGGGATGTCGAAGATATAGTGACTGTTCAACATGAACTGGAGAAAAGAAAGCTTCAGAAACTGGGGGTTGTGCTCAAAATTGAAACCAGAGATGCTTTTGAGAAATTGCCTCAGTTACTGTTCCAAGCAATGCGATTTTCAAATCCTCTGGGTGTTATGATCGCCAGAGGAGATCTGATGGTGGAGTGTGGATGGGATCAGATGGCTGATATTCAGGAAGAGATAATGTCTGTTTGCAGTGCTGCTCATATCCCAGTGATTTGGGCAACCCAGGTTCTTGAATCACTTGTCAAATTTGGCCTTCCTACTAGAGCTGAGATCACAGATGCGGCCAGTGCAACAAG GGCAAACTGTGTTATGTTGAACAAAGGGGAACATATTGTACAAGCTGTTTTGGCATTGGATTCTCTCATGAGCAACCATTCCATGAGGAAGAACAAGAAGATGCTACCGAACCCACCGCTTCCGTCTAGCTGA
- the LOC105040705 gene encoding plastidial pyruvate kinase 4, chloroplastic isoform X1 produces MMPLKLNGQFSSKSGFYLTNTRLADQVLRFPSRSKGENLAKFSVSFAKLRDAYEPESNRWKIYAYDDTVNGVTQKSLTNFLPKSPFVRSGGSRCKSEEDLSSHEQGPEFPANHLANLIEKLKAVRLHLLASEHWNASLQKLCHGTYLASAKNLIHYLALQCLDVQQLEESLSSLSLQNLESMNSHILASINSIIQLLENLVPAMYIIRSNTGNMDRVDYVTAEQSENQREYMINTMTEIASSHALRLFGPSDDRKHAHIMVTVGREVISNETLLMDILKAGANIIRINCAHDDATVWSEIIRMAKHSSQMLEKPCRILMDLAGPKLRTGYLMKDTIAMRITPQKDANSDMIFPAHIWLCSAGSSPPSHLSLDAIVCIDQEFFNNLRVGDVLKFVDVRGRKRSFKLLKNYPVVAGSGYMVECSRTAYIGLGTKLYAEKRDRKLSVGRVVKLPSLEEFVMLKVGDLLTIYRDSSFSMDKPCSIRFGSARITCSSDHLFDSVKLGEPVAFDDGKIWGKVQEKNVNEVIILITHASPEGSRLGSRKSINIPKSEMQLKGLTSKDFVDLDFVAAHADMVGISFLRDVEDIVTVQHELEKRKLQKLGVVLKIETRDAFEKLPQLLFQAMRFSNPLGVMIARGDLMVECGWDQMADIQEEIMSVCSAAHIPVIWATQVLESLVKFGLPTRAEITDAASATRANCVMLNKGEHIVQAVLALDSLMSNHSMRKNKKMLPNPPLPSS; encoded by the exons ATGATGCCTTTGAAACTAAATGGGCAGTTCTCATCAAAATCTGGGTTTTATTTGACCAACACTAGATTAGCAGATCAAGTGCTACGCTTTCCTTCAAGATCGAAAGGAGAAAATTTAGCAAAATTCTCTGTATCTTTTGCCAAATTACGTGATGCATATGAACCTGAAAGCAATAGGTGGAAAATCTATGCTTATGATGATACAGTCAATGGAGTTACTCAGAAATCTTTAACCAATTTTCTCCCCAAGAGTCCATTTGTTAGATCTGGTGGCTCCAGATGTAAATCAGAAGAGGATCTTTCATCTCATGAGCAAGGTCCTGAATTTCCAGCAAATCATCTAGCTAATCTTATTGAAAAGTTAAAGGCTGTGCGTCTGCATTTATTAGCATCTGAGCACTGGAATGCCTCTCTACAGAAGTTATGCCATGG AACCTACTTAGCGAGTGCAAAAAACTTGATCCATTATTTGGCATTACAGTGCCTTGATGTCCAACAACTTGAAGAAAGTCTTTCTTCCTTAAGTCTTCAAAATTTGGAATCTATGAATTCTCACATTCTTGCAAGCATCAACTCCATCATTCAGCTGTTGGAAAACCTGGTACCTGCAATGTACATTATCAGAAGTAACACAGGGAACATGGATAGGGTTGATTATGTTACTGCTGAGCAGAGTGAAAACCAGAGAGAGTACATGATAAATACCATGACGGAAATAGCATCTTCTCATGCATTAAGATTGTTTGGTCCATCTGATGACAGGAAGCATGCCCATATCATGGTAACTGTTGGAAGAGAAGTTATATCCAATGAAACACTTTTAATGGATATTCTTAAAGCAGGAGCCAACATAATACGAATTAACTGTGCACATGATGATGCAACTGTTTGGAGTGAGATAATAAGAATGGCAAAGCACAGCTCCCAGATGTTAGAGAAACCATGCCGCATTCTCATGGATTTAGCCGGACCAAAGCTCAGGACTGGCTATTTAATGAAGGATACAATTGCAATGAGAATAACCCCGCAGAAGGATGCAAATAGTGACATGATTTTCCCAGCTCATATCTGGTTATGTTCTGCTGGAAGTAGTCCTCCTTCTCACTTATCACTGGACGCAATTGTTTGCATAGATCAAGAGTTTTTTAATAATCTCAGGGTCGGTGATGTTCTAAAGTTTGTTGATGTTAGAGGAAGAAAGAGGTCTTTTAAGCTTCTGAAGAATTACCCAGTTGTTGCTGGTTCTGGTTATATGGTGGAGTGCTCAAGGACTGCATATATTGGATTAGGTACTAAACTCTATGCCGAGAAGAGGGATAGGAAGCTCTCAGTTGGGCGAGTGGTAAAGTTGCCATCTCTCGAGGAATTTGTTATGCTCAAGGTAGGAGATTTGCTAACAATATATAGAGATTCTAGCTTCTCTATGGATAAACCATGTAGCATACGATTTGGATCAGCAAGAATAACTTGTTCATCTGACCATCTTTTTGACTCTGTCAAACTTGGTGAGCCAGTTGCGTTTGATGATGGGAAAATATGGGGAAAAGTTCAGGAAAAGAATGTCAACGAGGTTATTATCTTGATCACTCATGCCAGTCCAGAAGGTTCCAGACTTGGCTCTAGGAAATCCATCAACATACCGAAGAGTGAGATGCAGCTCAAGGGCCTTACTTCAAAAGACTTTGTGGATCTTGACTTTGTGGCTGCTCATGCTGACATGGTTGGTATTTCTTTCCTTCGGGATGTCGAAGATATAGTGACTGTTCAACATGAACTGGAGAAAAGAAAGCTTCAGAAACTGGGGGTTGTGCTCAAAATTGAAACCAGAGATGCTTTTGAGAAATTGCCTCAGTTACTGTTCCAAGCAATGCGATTTTCAAATCCTCTGGGTGTTATGATCGCCAGAGGAGATCTGATGGTGGAGTGTGGATGGGATCAGATGGCTGATATTCAGGAAGAGATAATGTCTGTTTGCAGTGCTGCTCATATCCCAGTGATTTGGGCAACCCAGGTTCTTGAATCACTTGTCAAATTTGGCCTTCCTACTAGAGCTGAGATCACAGATGCGGCCAGTGCAACAAG GGCAAACTGTGTTATGTTGAACAAAGGGGAACATATTGTACAAGCTGTTTTGGCATTGGATTCTCTCATGAGCAACCATTCCATGAGGAAGAACAAGAAGATGCTACCGAACCCACCGCTTCCGTCTAGCTGA